TTCATTGCGTGCTCTGGGATGGGAAAAGGATTATTGATCCACACTTCCCGGAAAACAAACTCATGCCGGACGATTACACCGTGATCGGATGGTGGCCCGTGACGAAGTTATGGCCGGACGATTTGATGCCTTTGCGGCAAAAGCCTTAGAACGTTGGAATTAAGCGGCGGACCCGGCGCGAAGAGTGATTTTTCAGCATAACAACTTGAACTCAGCGGGCGAGCCGATGCGGACGGCTCGAAGAACCCCGCTTATCCCCGTCCGCTGGAGTGATTGGTTATGCCATACAAACCATGCCGATTTGATCGAAAAGACTACCTGTCCGACGCCCAGTCATTCGAGGCCGGAAACATTGCCAATGCAGAGACGGAGTTGTGCGAGTTTAACGAGGACGCGGAAGACCTCGCGTTCGAATTGGCGTACACCAGGTACAGAGTTGCAATACTCGAACAATTCATCAAAAACGCGACCGAGCTTGGATATATAACCGTGCCGGATCAGCCAGATCCAGCCCGGCAAATGATATTCGAGATTTTAAAGGCATAACGAGTGAATTAAACGGCGCTCTTACTACGGAGAAACGATATGAAGAAACCGAATTGCATCATCGCTGGGGACACAAAGATCGAAGTCAACGAGGACGAATACGAGGATTTTCCTGACCTGCTGATTATCCAGTGCCACGACCGGGAGCAGATACGCCAGGCGATCAGGACGGGAAAAATTGAGTTCACCATTTTCGGTGGCGAACCGCAAAACCCCGTAATAGGAACTTTTCGGTAATACCGTAAAGTCCACAACTCGAAATTTAATGACCCCAACGAAACCAGCCATGCCAACAACGCAACTCGGATTATTTGAAACCACAACCGCGCCGCAGGACAAAGGGTCCGCCATCGCGCGGCACAAACACCTGTGGCGTGTCTGCTGGGGGTGGGATGGTCCAGCGGTCGGCGGATATTGCGAGGTCAACCAGCTCTGCGCCGATCTCGCCACACCTGCCGCCGGCGGGCCGTCCTGCATCTACGCCTACATGGAGCGCTGCAAAATATTGCAGCAACTGGACGATGATCACTGGCTCTGCGAAATCGCCATGGGTATCGTCCACGGCCAGCCGTGGGACAAAGACGGCACCCGCGTCATACTGGACACCCTGAACATCTGGCCGCCAACCAGGGACCTGCGCAGGAGATAGACATGTTCCAACGCGTACAACAACTGATCCAGGTCGCCGCCCAGCACGACAAAATCGAGCTGGGCACCCTGCACAACGCCGTCATCCAGTGCATGCAGGAGTATCGCGACGCCAGCACCGCCGCCAACAAACGCAACTGGGACGCCGCCAAATCCGGCCTGCAGGAGTGCCTCGACCGGCTCTGGCCGGTGTATTTCCCCTCCGAAGAGGCGTCAGTGGATCCCGAAAGGTTTGACCAGCAAAAGGCCGCCCGCGATTACCTGCTGAATAAAGGCTACAAAGTCAGTGCCGGCAAGTTTTCAACGGACTGGAACAACGGTAAGGTAAGGGTCCAACGCGATGGGAGTGTGCGGAGGGCCGATCTGCTCGAATATGCCACGACCCTTGACCTCGACCGGAAAAAGATCGCCAACATGGAGCATCTCGAGCGCCGCAAGGCCGAACTCGAAGTGCAAAAGCTCGAACAGCAGGTCAAAAAAAGCGATCTGGAAAATCGCAAAGAGGATGCCCGCTGGGTGCGTAAGGAAGACGCCGAAATTCAAACTGCCACGCTGGTCGGATTGCTGCAGGATTCCCTCAACCACCACCTGTCCCAACATCAGGCCCAACTACTGCATGCCTGTGGTGGCGATCACGGCCGCGTCGCTGAATTCGCCCAAGCGCTTGAGGACGTCGTGGCTGGCGCGTTTAACGAGCTGGCCAACGGCAGACAGTTCGATGTCGACATCGAGGAGGATGAGGAATGAGTCAAGGCCGGGACCTCAACACTCAAGGCGCCCTTCTGCCCGACAGAATTCTTAGCCGGTCGACCGTCGCTCGCTACCTGCGATCTGAGCTGATAGGCCGCATTCCCGATCGGATTCAACTGTGCATCACGGCTGCAGTGCGGCATCGCCTGCGGCGGCCCGAACGGATGCCGGTCAGCCAATGGTGCGAAGCCTACCGCATCATGCCGTCGGCCGATGCCATGCCAGGCAAGTGGCGGCGTGAGCTGGCACCGCACGCCGTGCGTGTCATGGATACCTGGGCCCTGCCCTGGGTGCGCGAAGTATGGTTTTGCGGCCCTGACCAGGCGAGTAAAACCAACGCCATGCTCGGCTGTATGGGCTACAGCATCGACCGGGCCCCGGGCAACATCTTTTACACTATGCCCAGCCAAGATGCAGCCAAAAGGATTTTGGGGCAAAAACTGATCCCCATGCTGCAGCTCACCCGTCCCCTGGCCAAGTTGATCAGTAAGCGCGCCGACGACACCTCACAAGGCATGATCCGCATGGCCAACGGCGTCGCCATCTATCCGGCCTGGGCCAACTCAGCCACGTCAACAGCAACGTTTTCGGCCAAATATACATTCAATGATGAGGTCGATAAGTGGGAGATGGTCGGTACTGAGACCGACCCCATCCGTCGCCTGCGCAAACGCGCCAAAAAATATCGTTTTCACAAGCACTTTTTCGGAAGCACCCCAGCCGGCAAATACATCTACTCTGGGGCCATGGCTTGTCAGCAGGTACAACAGTATGCTAACCGCTGCCCCCATTGCGGTGAACTGATCATTATGGATACCGATCATATCATCATCCCGAAAGGCGCAAGCGTCGATGATATCAAGCGAGATCCCGGCGCGATTGGCTATGCCTGCAATTCGTGCGGTTCCCTGTGGAATGAGGCCGACCGCTCGCGATCATTTGAACAGGGGGACTGGATCATCGTTAAGGGGCCCGACTGTCACAGACCTGTCGATGTCGGGTTTTTGCTCAGCGGTATCGCCACGCCCGACATGAAGCTGGCCGACATCGCCTGCACCATTGTCCAGGCTGAGGCCGGTGACCTTTCCGCCAAGCGCGACCTAGCCCACGGCATCCAGTGCATCGACTATGAACCCGAAACCACCGCTGCCCGTGAAGACGACCACCTGCTGCGCTATCGCTCCGGCCTGCCGCGCAACGCCGTGCCGCTCGGTACCGCCATGCTCGGACTGCTGGCGGATACCCAGCAGGATAGTTTTTACTATGAGTTGTGGGCCTACGGATACGCGCCGGAGATCGACATGCGTATGATTCGACACGGCATCCTGCCGAGCTTCGTCGACCTGGAATACCTGCTCCACCAGGAGGTGTTCGCCGATGCCGATGGTAAAGAGTTCCGCGTACAGATCGGCTTGATCGACTCCGGAGGCACGCGCAAGGGATGGCAAAAACACAGCCGCACCGTCGAGGTGTACGACTGGTGCAGCAAGCATCGCATCATGATCCCGATCAAGGGCATCTGGTCGCGCCGAGATGGAGATATGATCAGTTACAAAACCGTCGAGACCTTTCCAGGCACCAGTAAGCGCATCCCTGGCGGCCTAGTGCGCGCTAACCTCAAGGTCGACTACTTCAAAGACGAACTGGCCAGACGCCTGGCCATCGAGCCGGACGACCCCGGCGCGCCGCTGTACCACGACGATATCGACGAAGCCTTTGCCAAGCACTACACCGCCGAGGTCAAAGACGAAGAGAGCGGCGAGTGGAAACACGACAAAAAGAAAGGCCGGAACGACTTTTGGGATTGCAACGTGTACGCTATTGCCCTACGCGAGATACTCAAGACGCGGATCCCAAGGCGACCGGACGATCCTGCCAATGTCGCGCCGCAGCGGCGCATCTATTCCAAAGGAGCGCACCGTGACTGAGACGATCAGCCGTGCCGACATCGATCGCGTCAAGCGCGAGTTTATTCTGGACAACACCCTTCTCACGCCGGGCAAGGTTGCCGAGATTCTCAGCTATTCTGTGCGAAAGGTCTACTATCTGATCGACGCTGGCGAATTGACCGCGGCAAACGATACCCCGGCCCGTAAGGGGTTGAGAATCACCGCTCGTTCAGTAGAGCAATACAAGTGTCGCTGTGTGGAGCGAGCTTCGGCCCATGGGGTAACGTAATTTTTAAAAACCACAAGATATCGTGCAAATACCTGCAATAGATACTTTCCATTGTGTTTTGCCCTCCATTAAAATATCCGGGATTTTAGGGAAAAAATCTTTCCGCTAACTTTTCGGAGCTGCTCTTGGCTGGGATCACATCAGAACACGCCGAAGCTCAACTCGCCCTGTGGCTGGCCGCCGACGCGGCGGTCAGCTCCAATCAGTCCTACACCATTGACACAGGTGGCAGTAAGCGCACTGTCACCCGTGCAGACGCCCTTGAGATCCGCAACAACATCGACTACTGGGATAACTGGTGCCGACGCCTCGACAGCAGCAGGCTCGGCATACAGGCTATCGGGGTGATCACACGATGAGCCTGCCGAAAATCACGCCCACCTGGCTGGACAAGGCCATCGGCTTCATCTCTCCGGCCACCGGCGCACGGCGGCTGCAGGCGCGCATGGCCATGGCCATTTCCGGCGGTTACACCGGAGCCCGCACCGACCGACGCCAGACTTACAACTGGGGTCTGCGCGACAGCGACGCTGACAGCGCCATTCTTGGCGACCTGCCTACCCTGCGCGCACGTTCCCGCGACCTGGAGCGCAACGCGCCCCTGGCCTCCGGGGCCATCAATACCAAAGTCACCAGTATCGTCGGCAGCGGCCTCAAGCCGCGCGCCGCCATTGATCGCGACATCCTCACCGGACTCACCGAAGAGCAGGCCGACGCATGGGAGCGCGCCGCCGAGCGCGAGTTCAAGCTCGCCACCGGCACCGCCGACTTCGACATCGAGCGCAGCCACAGCTTTCTGGCCAGCCAGGCGCTGGTGCTGCGCGGGGTGCTCAGCGCCGGCGATATCTTTGTCAACCTGCCGCGCAAGTCCCGCCCTGGCAACCCCTACACCCTGCGGGTCAACTTCATCGAGGCCGACAGGGTCTGCAACCCCGACGGTAAGCCCGACACCGCCACCCTGGTGGCCGGCATCGGTAAGGACTCCGACGGTGCCCCGGTGCGCTGCCATGTGACCAAGCACCACCCCGGCAACCTGCGCGCCGCCAAAAAGCGCGAGTGGATCCCCCTCGAATACTACAGCAAAGACGGCCGGCGCCTGGTGCTGCACATCTATCGCAAGTTGCGCCCGGGACAGACCCGCGGCGTGCCCGACCTGGCTCCGGTCATCGAGCTGCTCAAGCAGTACAGCAAATACACCGATCACGAGATCCAGGCCGCGGTGGTCAGCTCGCTGCTCACCGTGTTTATCAAAAACACCACTGGCAACCCGCAGATCGCCATGCCCGCCGTAGGTGGCATCAGCCAGACACAGGACCAGATCGACACCGAAGGCATGGAGCTCGGATCCGGCGCCGTGCTCGGGCTGCTGCCCGGCGAAGACATCGAAGTTGTCGACCCCAAGCGACCCAACACCGCCGCTGAAGCCTTTTTGGGCGCCATGGCACAACAGATCGGCGTGGCCCTCGAGCTGCCGCGCGAGCTGCTGGTTAAAAACTTCACCGCGTCCTACAGCGCCAGCCGCGCTGCCCTGTTGGAAGCCTGGCGCTTTTTCATGACCTCGCGCACCTGGCTGGCCGAGCAATACTGCCAGCCCATCTGGGAGGCCGTCATCACCGAGGCCGTCGCCCGCGGGCGTCTGGCCGCACCGGGATTTTTCAGCGACCCGCTGGTCCGCATGGCGTACCTGGGCTGTGAGTGGACCGGCGACGCCATGGGCCAGCTCAACCCGGTTCAGGAAGTCACCGCCGCCCAGCTCAAGGTCGAGGCTGGGTTCAGTACCCGCAGCCGCGAGACCGCCGGCCTCAACGGCGGCGACTGGGAGCGCGACGAACGCCAGAGGGCCAAAGAGCAGAAAGCCGAGGCCAAGCGCTTGCCGGTTGAACCGACACCCGAAGGGAGCGCGCCATGAAAAAAGGAGCAGGGATATCAATGCTTACAGATAAGTTTTTGCTTCTTTCAAGCTCTTTCGCGACAACATACCTGTCGCATGTTGAGTCTTTCACCAGCCCGGCCAACGCCGGTCGTATCGACGACTTTTTAAAAGAACATTTCGAATCGAAAATAGCTGCCGCGAAAGACATCTATCAATTTGATGGTGTCAATGGCCATATCCGCATCAATGGCCCGATGTCCCCGGAAGGTCCGGACCTCTATGATCTTTTTTACGGTTTTGGCGGGGTGGCCTACGCGGATATTCTGGATAGTATAGCGCAAGCAAAACAGGACATCGACCCTCAGAATGGCCAGCTGTATCTGCACACCAACACCCCCGGTGGAACGGTCAGCATGGTCGACGATGTATACCAGGCACTGAAAAGTTGCACGTTCAAGACGGTGATGATCAACAAGGGGATGGTCGCCAGCGGTGGCATGTGGATCGGTGCGGCGTGCGACCGGATCGTAGCATCAACCCCGGTCGCCTTTACCGGATCGATCGGCGTCGTTATTTCCTGTTACGACGTCACCGGCATGCTGGAAAAGCTGGGCGTAAAAAGGGTGGTCATAACCAACCACGAAGCCAGTAACAAGGTTCCGGATATAAGCACAGACGAAGGGCAGAAAGTCATCCAGGAAGAGTTGAACGCCATCTACTCGGTTTTTAAGGACCGGGTCGTTAAGGGCCGCTCCGGGAAAATTTCGGCAGAGACCATTGACGGGCTCAAGGGCGGGGTCAGAGTCGCTGCCGACGCTTTGGCGGTCGGCCTTATCGACGCCATAACAGAAACCGTCGGCAAGATTGCAGCGCCGGCAAAATATCAAACCAAGGCCCCGGCCGGTGTCGCCCGGGTCGCAAACCAGAAAGGACAAAAGATCATGACTCTCGACCAACTGAGAGCAGAGCATCCCGACCTGGTCGCGGCAATCGCTGCCGAGGCCACCGAGGGGATGATCACCGCAACCGATCTGCAAACACAGCTCGCCACCGTCAAAGCCGAAGGGGCCGCCGCCGAGCGCGCCCGCATCCAGGCCGTCGAAGATCAGCTGATCCCCGGCCACGAAGTGCTGATCGCCGGGCTCAAGTTCGATGGTAAAACCTCCGGACCTGAAGCCGCTGCCCAGGTGCTGGCCGCCGAAAAAGGCGCCCGCGCCAAAGCCCTGGCCGACCTCAGTGGAGAAGGCAACCTCGTGGTGCCCGCCGCCGCCCTCGGCGACGGCGCACAGACCATGAAACGGTCCGAATTCAATGCTTTGGACCAACCGGGCCGCCGAACGGCCATAGCTGCCGGCGTCAAAATCGTTGACTAATCGCAATTAACGACAAATCTTATAGAGGAGCACAACCATGGCCAACACCCTCACTGGGCTCATCCAGTACATCTACGACACCGTAGATAACGTCAGCAACGAGCCGACCGGGCTGATCAACGCCGTGTCGGTCAGCGGCAAGGCCGAAGAGGCTGCGCTCAACCAGGACATCACCTATCCCATCACCGCCGTCGGCGCTGAGCGCAACATCACCCCCGCCGCCACGCCTCCTGTATTCGTCGATGAGACGGTTGCCACCGGCACCATGAAGCTGACCAAGGCCAAATCAGTGCCGTTTTACTGGACCGGCGACGACGAGGCCAAACTCGGCATGGAAGCCAAAAACGGCATTCAGGACAACAAGATCGCCCAAGCGATCCGCCGGCTGCGCAACCTGATTGAGATCGACCTGGCTGCTCTGCAACTTTACGCGTCCCGCGCCTACGCCGCCCACGCCACCACCCCGGCGGCACTCTTCGCCAGCAACCTCGGCGAGGTGGCCCAGGCCCGCAAAATCCTCGTCGATAACGGCGCGCCGGCCAACGACATCCAACTGGCCCTCGACACCGTGGCCGGCGCCTCCGTCCGGACCCTGGTCGGCCTCGGTTCTTTTCAGGGCGCCAGCATGCTCAACACAGGCGAGCTGATCGACATCTACGGCGTCAAGCTGCGCGAGTCGGCCGCTATCGTCACTACCACCGCCGTCGGCAACAACACCGGCCCCTACGTCGTCAACGGCGCCCACGCCGCTGGCGCCACCACCATCACCCTCAAGACCGGCACCGGCACCATCCTGACCGGGGACGTGGTCACCTTCGGCAGCAACACCAAGGACAAGTACGTCGTCCAAGTTGGCCTGGCTGCCGCCGGCGACATCACCATCAACGCCCCGGGCCTCAAAAACGCCCTCTCCGACGGTGACGCCATCGTGGTGGTCGGCACCTGCACCCGCAACATGATTTTCGCTCGCTCGGCCATCCACCTGCTGGCCCGTTTGCCCAAGCAGCCCACAGGTGGCGACGCAGCCACTGACGAACTCATCGTGCAGGACCCGGTAACCGGCCTGCCCTTTCGTTTTGCGCAGTACAAGGGATATCACGCCAACCAGTTCGAGGTCGGCATCGCCTGGGGCGTCAAAAACGCCGTCCCCGAGCATACCGCCCTGCTGCTTGGTAACTAGGGAGGCCGTTGATCGAGGGCCGATCCTATCGGCCCAACCCTGAACGCACTTTAAG
This portion of the Syntrophotalea acetylenica genome encodes:
- a CDS encoding S49 family peptidase; translation: MLTDKFLLLSSSFATTYLSHVESFTSPANAGRIDDFLKEHFESKIAAAKDIYQFDGVNGHIRINGPMSPEGPDLYDLFYGFGGVAYADILDSIAQAKQDIDPQNGQLYLHTNTPGGTVSMVDDVYQALKSCTFKTVMINKGMVASGGMWIGAACDRIVASTPVAFTGSIGVVISCYDVTGMLEKLGVKRVVITNHEASNKVPDISTDEGQKVIQEELNAIYSVFKDRVVKGRSGKISAETIDGLKGGVRVAADALAVGLIDAITETVGKIAAPAKYQTKAPAGVARVANQKGQKIMTLDQLRAEHPDLVAAIAAEATEGMITATDLQTQLATVKAEGAAAERARIQAVEDQLIPGHEVLIAGLKFDGKTSGPEAAAQVLAAEKGARAKALADLSGEGNLVVPAAALGDGAQTMKRSEFNALDQPGRRTAIAAGVKIVD
- a CDS encoding terminase gpA endonuclease subunit yields the protein MSQGRDLNTQGALLPDRILSRSTVARYLRSELIGRIPDRIQLCITAAVRHRLRRPERMPVSQWCEAYRIMPSADAMPGKWRRELAPHAVRVMDTWALPWVREVWFCGPDQASKTNAMLGCMGYSIDRAPGNIFYTMPSQDAAKRILGQKLIPMLQLTRPLAKLISKRADDTSQGMIRMANGVAIYPAWANSATSTATFSAKYTFNDEVDKWEMVGTETDPIRRLRKRAKKYRFHKHFFGSTPAGKYIYSGAMACQQVQQYANRCPHCGELIIMDTDHIIIPKGASVDDIKRDPGAIGYACNSCGSLWNEADRSRSFEQGDWIIVKGPDCHRPVDVGFLLSGIATPDMKLADIACTIVQAEAGDLSAKRDLAHGIQCIDYEPETTAAREDDHLLRYRSGLPRNAVPLGTAMLGLLADTQQDSFYYELWAYGYAPEIDMRMIRHGILPSFVDLEYLLHQEVFADADGKEFRVQIGLIDSGGTRKGWQKHSRTVEVYDWCSKHRIMIPIKGIWSRRDGDMISYKTVETFPGTSKRIPGGLVRANLKVDYFKDELARRLAIEPDDPGAPLYHDDIDEAFAKHYTAEVKDEESGEWKHDKKKGRNDFWDCNVYAIALREILKTRIPRRPDDPANVAPQRRIYSKGAHRD
- a CDS encoding DUF6148 family protein: MAGITSEHAEAQLALWLAADAAVSSNQSYTIDTGGSKRTVTRADALEIRNNIDYWDNWCRRLDSSRLGIQAIGVITR
- a CDS encoding phage portal protein, yielding MSLPKITPTWLDKAIGFISPATGARRLQARMAMAISGGYTGARTDRRQTYNWGLRDSDADSAILGDLPTLRARSRDLERNAPLASGAINTKVTSIVGSGLKPRAAIDRDILTGLTEEQADAWERAAEREFKLATGTADFDIERSHSFLASQALVLRGVLSAGDIFVNLPRKSRPGNPYTLRVNFIEADRVCNPDGKPDTATLVAGIGKDSDGAPVRCHVTKHHPGNLRAAKKREWIPLEYYSKDGRRLVLHIYRKLRPGQTRGVPDLAPVIELLKQYSKYTDHEIQAAVVSSLLTVFIKNTTGNPQIAMPAVGGISQTQDQIDTEGMELGSGAVLGLLPGEDIEVVDPKRPNTAAEAFLGAMAQQIGVALELPRELLVKNFTASYSASRAALLEAWRFFMTSRTWLAEQYCQPIWEAVITEAVARGRLAAPGFFSDPLVRMAYLGCEWTGDAMGQLNPVQEVTAAQLKVEAGFSTRSRETAGLNGGDWERDERQRAKEQKAEAKRLPVEPTPEGSAP
- a CDS encoding helix-turn-helix domain-containing protein; translated protein: MTETISRADIDRVKREFILDNTLLTPGKVAEILSYSVRKVYYLIDAGELTAANDTPARKGLRITARSVEQYKCRCVERASAHGVT